TCATTCTTAAGGTTGATGAAGAGATGTTTGTCAATGTCCCGAGCTTGGTAGACTATCTTCTTAATCTGAAAGATCACCTGGAGGATGTCTATGTAGGAAGAGTTATCCATCAAGATACACCCAACAGGGATCCTAATAGTCAAGAATTTATCCCTTTTAGCGAGTACCCAGAAAAGTACTACCCAGATTACTGCAGTGGCGAGGCCTTTATTATGTCCCAAGATGTGGCTCGGATGATGTATGTGGTTTTCAAAGAAGTACCCATAATGGTTCCTGCTGAtgtgtttgtaggaatttgtgcAAAGTCTATTGGCCTTATACCCATCCACAGTTCAAGGTTTTCTGGAAAAAGTCACATCAGATACAACAGATGTTGCTATAAGTTCATTTTTACATCCTCAGAAACTACAGATATTGAAATGCCCCTGGCGTGGAAGGAAATTAGCAGTGGGAAAGAATGTACCCTGTTTGAGACTTACTACGGGCTCATTTCCTGCAAACTTCTGACATACTTTGACACCCTTAAACGTTTCCACGTGGGTACCATAAAAAATGATGGCATGTATTTGGgtgattagttttttttttgctgtttattataAATTTGGTCTTTTTAAATTAACTCATACCTCGTTATAGAAAGCATCCCTCCTTCCTTGTGTTTTATGTACTTTCTTTTAGCGAGTTGCAAAATGTTATTAGTGCTCGGATGTACTACATCATATTGAGATTTCATGTTACGAAATCTAAGTTGAGATAGcactcttttcaaaataaaacattctatcCAAAAAAGGGAGAACATGACATTTAATTATAACCCAAAGTCTTGTTTCTCTTTACAGtcattgaatttataaaaatcatattCTGTGGAACTGTCATGATTCAGCAATAGCAATGGCAACTAATTTTTGCGAATGCTCAGAATTAAAGGCAAACACTAAGGAATTTGTTGAACAAAATTGTCATCTTGTATGTAAGCAGGAAGCATTTTACTAATTGGGTAGTggaattacatttaatttaaaagtatgaACCACATAGTATATGGACTTGGATAGCTAACTCTTTGTAAAGCAATTTTCATCAAGTTCTAATTAGCCAGTGCTTTACAGACGGGATGCGACACATTCACATTCCCTGCTAATGTGTACACTCTGAGTTAGTTTCCTAGAAATGCTGTAAAAAAAAGTACCACAAACtcggtgacttaaaacaacagaaatgtg
Above is a window of Panthera tigris isolate Pti1 chromosome D4, P.tigris_Pti1_mat1.1, whole genome shotgun sequence DNA encoding:
- the B3GALT9 gene encoding beta-1,3-galactosyltransferase 9, whose translation is MQVTFCRLRTHQWCFILFNVILFHALLFGADFVEEYFLHALPYVDMKALEIKEKARKLNTEPLRSNLSKYYILSQSELCKGKNIFLLSLIFSSPGNGTRRDLIRKTWGNVTSVQGHHILTLFALGMPVLVTTQQEIDKESHKNNDIIQGIFLDSAENQTLKIITMTQWAVTFCPNALFILKVDEEMFVNVPSLVDYLLNLKDHLEDVYVGRVIHQDTPNRDPNSQEFIPFSEYPEKYYPDYCSGEAFIMSQDVARMMYVVFKEVPIMVPADVFVGICAKSIGLIPIHSSRFSGKSHIRYNRCCYKFIFTSSETTDIEMPLAWKEISSGKECTLFETYYGLISCKLLTYFDTLKRFHVGTIKNDGMYLGD